In Thiohalospira halophila DSM 15071, the following proteins share a genomic window:
- a CDS encoding restriction endonuclease subunit S, producing MALGLTPQQIVDSGEHPLLVKADRWERVFLKEIASVQNGAAFSSAYFTDNEGLPLIRIRDVGQRETENFYNGPYSSEYVVNSGDLLIGMDGDFRCAFWNGGKALLNQRVCRVRLESYLMEEKFLYFCLQPYLDAIHAHTSSVTVKHLSSRTVENIPLPLPPLGEQKRIVAKIEELFSELDDSVANLETARARLQTYRQSLLKNAFEGRLTEQWRRDHADELESADQLLERIREERQARYQQQLEDWKTQVAQWEADGKAGSKPSKPTLPKDWTDDEDLLAGQVEIPSTGWSRCHLGDLIEYPKYGTTKKCFYDKGATPVLRIPNVVSGRVNSSDLKFADFETREIRDWALCAGDLLVIRSNGSLAIVGTAGLVGPEHEGFLYAGYLIRLRPISRSILPKYLKYVLQSPPVRKQLDRKAKSTSGVNNINAKELVSLCVPLPSISEQELIVDQVDRMSSQIEELEKAVGENLERTANLRQSILKRAFEGRLVSQDPNDEPASELLARIQGAPQNEREAGNGRRARTGSASKEAG from the coding sequence ATGGCCCTTGGATTAACCCCCCAACAGATCGTTGATAGCGGGGAACACCCTCTCCTCGTGAAAGCTGATCGCTGGGAGCGTGTCTTCCTGAAAGAGATTGCCAGTGTGCAAAACGGGGCCGCCTTCAGTTCTGCGTATTTTACGGACAACGAGGGCCTTCCTCTTATCCGCATCCGGGATGTAGGTCAGCGGGAAACGGAGAATTTCTACAACGGGCCATATAGTTCTGAATATGTTGTGAATTCGGGCGATCTTCTGATTGGGATGGATGGGGATTTCAGGTGTGCGTTCTGGAATGGGGGGAAAGCCCTACTTAACCAGCGTGTTTGCCGTGTCCGCTTGGAAAGCTATCTCATGGAGGAAAAATTTCTCTATTTTTGCCTCCAGCCCTACCTTGATGCGATACACGCCCATACGTCATCGGTCACGGTAAAGCATCTATCTTCCCGGACGGTGGAAAACATCCCGCTCCCGTTGCCCCCATTGGGGGAGCAAAAACGCATCGTCGCCAAGATCGAGGAGCTGTTCTCCGAGCTGGACGACAGCGTGGCCAACCTGGAGACCGCCCGCGCCCGGCTCCAGACCTACCGCCAATCCCTCCTCAAGAACGCCTTCGAGGGCCGCCTCACCGAACAGTGGCGCCGCGACCACGCCGACGAGCTGGAAAGCGCCGACCAGCTCCTGGAGCGCATCCGCGAAGAGCGCCAGGCCCGCTACCAGCAGCAACTGGAGGATTGGAAGACCCAGGTGGCCCAATGGGAGGCCGACGGCAAGGCTGGCAGTAAGCCTTCGAAGCCGACGCTACCAAAGGATTGGACCGACGATGAGGATCTCTTGGCCGGCCAAGTAGAAATTCCCTCGACAGGCTGGTCGCGATGCCATCTCGGGGATCTGATCGAATATCCGAAGTACGGGACCACTAAGAAATGCTTTTACGATAAGGGAGCGACACCCGTTCTACGGATCCCCAATGTTGTTTCCGGGCGAGTAAACTCAAGTGACCTCAAGTTCGCCGATTTCGAGACGAGGGAGATCAGGGACTGGGCCTTATGTGCTGGCGACCTCTTGGTAATTCGTTCAAATGGAAGCCTAGCCATCGTCGGGACAGCGGGCCTTGTAGGGCCTGAACATGAAGGTTTTCTTTACGCTGGCTACTTGATTCGTCTTAGGCCAATCTCTAGATCAATATTGCCGAAGTACCTAAAGTACGTTCTGCAGAGTCCACCTGTAAGGAAACAGTTGGATAGGAAGGCGAAATCGACCAGTGGCGTTAATAATATAAACGCAAAGGAATTGGTTTCCTTGTGTGTGCCCCTGCCGTCGATCTCGGAGCAAGAGTTGATTGTGGATCAGGTTGACCGTATGAGTTCGCAAATTGAGGAGCTGGAGAAGGCGGTTGGGGAGAATTTGGAGAGAACAGCTAATCTTCGACAATCCATCCTCAAGCGCGCCTTCGAGGGCCGGCTCGTCTCCCAGGACCCCAACGACGAGCCGGCCAGCGAGCTACTGGCCCGCATCCAGGGGGCGCCGCAGAATGAGCGGGAGGCCGGGAACGGGCGTAGAGCTCGAACAGGTTCGGCAAGCAAGGAGGCAGGATGA
- a CDS encoding ParA family protein, with amino-acid sequence MVRFHDALDIATEFAGERLGGHDAVYLIRDLVGRVSIAVNVSGEALADKATLSRELHARLGAFGPGPEEAVQSRDELLLPEEIFQSREAIALQEEPVLVYLVDRLMNNQDWLRRPLKEEAPLPTAVAFSLKGGVGRSTTFAAWAHHLAAQGHRVLAVDLDLEAPGLQSLLLRQIPEDPRRDRRPDYGVVDWLVEGRVGQADEDLFEDMLGSVELPSGTPGEIRVIPAFGKETRGYVAKLGRAYLPVMGSDGVERGFAEAILELLNAGRTRAEPFDVALLDARAGMHDIGAAAVTRLGAHAFLFARDDPQTWTAYEHLFEHLRWSPAVEYGMPDRDLRWRMSMVGAMAGGTERDFENLRDRSYAAWQLLYDEEQEPSPGTPEESDESMPHWPLPVYAAEELRGASFHDPDNGPAPVVLEGAYRDFFDRAGSRLLGNSGSDE; translated from the coding sequence ATGGTCCGCTTTCACGATGCCCTGGATATCGCAACGGAGTTCGCCGGTGAGCGCCTCGGCGGCCACGACGCCGTCTACCTCATCCGCGATCTGGTGGGCCGGGTCTCCATAGCCGTGAATGTCTCCGGCGAGGCGCTGGCGGACAAGGCGACCCTCTCCCGGGAACTGCACGCGAGGCTCGGGGCCTTCGGCCCCGGTCCGGAGGAGGCGGTGCAGTCGCGGGATGAACTCCTCCTGCCCGAGGAGATCTTCCAGAGTCGGGAGGCGATCGCCCTCCAGGAAGAGCCGGTACTGGTCTATCTGGTGGATCGCCTGATGAACAACCAGGATTGGCTGCGCAGGCCGCTGAAGGAGGAGGCCCCGCTGCCCACGGCCGTGGCCTTCAGCCTCAAGGGGGGCGTGGGTCGGTCGACGACCTTTGCGGCCTGGGCCCACCATCTGGCCGCCCAGGGCCATCGGGTGCTGGCGGTGGATCTGGACCTGGAGGCCCCGGGCCTGCAGAGCCTCCTCCTGCGCCAGATCCCGGAGGATCCGCGACGGGATCGCCGCCCGGATTACGGGGTGGTGGACTGGCTGGTGGAGGGCCGGGTCGGCCAGGCCGATGAGGACCTTTTCGAGGACATGCTGGGTAGCGTCGAGCTCCCTTCGGGGACGCCGGGGGAGATCCGGGTGATCCCTGCCTTCGGGAAGGAGACCCGGGGCTACGTCGCCAAGCTGGGCCGCGCCTACCTGCCGGTAATGGGCAGCGACGGGGTCGAGCGCGGATTCGCGGAGGCGATTCTGGAACTCCTGAATGCGGGCCGGACGCGGGCCGAGCCCTTCGATGTGGCGCTGCTGGACGCTCGCGCCGGGATGCATGATATCGGCGCGGCGGCGGTGACCCGGCTGGGGGCGCACGCGTTCCTCTTCGCCCGGGATGATCCGCAGACCTGGACCGCCTATGAGCACCTCTTCGAGCACTTGCGGTGGTCGCCGGCCGTGGAATACGGCATGCCGGACCGGGATTTGCGCTGGCGGATGAGCATGGTAGGGGCAATGGCTGGCGGAACCGAGCGGGATTTCGAGAACCTGCGCGACCGTTCATATGCTGCGTGGCAGTTGCTCTATGACGAGGAGCAGGAGCCTAGCCCCGGGACGCCGGAGGAGAGCGATGAGAGCATGCCGCACTGGCCGCTCCCGGTTTATGCCGCCGAGGAACTACGCGGGGCGTCCTTTCACGATCCCGACAACGGACCGGCACCTGTCGTGCTGGAAGGGGCCTATCGGGATTTCTTCGATCGGGCGGGTAGCCGGTTGCTGGGTAATTCCGGGAGTGATGAATGA
- a CDS encoding type I restriction endonuclease subunit R, which translates to MSNQDPEQHAREHIDDQLRQAGWEVQSRSELNPAASRGVAVREYPTEVGPADYLLLVDGAPVGLIEAKREEEGQRLNRVEEQTAAYADAGLKHVGEADLRFRYETTGVVTYFTDRADPEPRSREVFRFHRPETLAEWRAETGTLRGRLQQLPELSDAGLRDCQFTAIHNLEDSLRRNRPRALIQMATGAGKTYTAITAIYRLLKHAGVRRVLFLVDTRNLGKQAEGEFHDYIPQDDNRKFTELYTVQRLTSSHVPTDGQVCISTIQRMYSVLKGEELDETAEEHPGSPAGMDREPVPVDYNKRVPPEFFDVIVIDECHRSIYNLWRQVLEYFDSFLVGLTATPDQRTYAFFQQNVVSEYTLEQSVVDGVNVDHRIWRIDTERTREGGQIEAEEVVEHRERLSRERRWQQLDEPVVYEGRQLDRDVVNPDQIRTVLQAYRDALPHMFPDRAGEGGRVEVPKTLIFAKSDSHADDVIRTARQVFDAGNAFCKKVTYRSEENADRVLSAFRNDYNPRIAVTVDMIATGTDVKPIEAVLFMRDVKSRTYYTQMVGRGTRSLDAEGLRRVTPAAHGPKEAFVLVDAVGVTDSEKMETGTLERKPSVATKDLIEAVTMGQRDEESLRSLAGRLSRFAKRVDEPGEREIREATGGPDLPAVAAELLAVDDPDRVAEEARAANGLPEHVEPTPEQCDQAREERARRATAAVTGHLHEAMESIKRRQEQVIDDVNPDAVVTSDWAENTEAHRQTLAQGFADWARTHRDDLDALTILFSEPHRRKELTRARISEVLEALRRERPDLAPAKVWAAYAALDEVQARRPEKELAQIIALMRRVAGWDEQLTPFDETVRRNFQRWIFGEHAGNAPKFTKEQHRWLEMIRDHIATSVRFEVDDLDYTPFDAEGGRGRMYQLFGDRMGEVIEEMNEEMVA; encoded by the coding sequence ATGTCCAATCAGGATCCCGAACAGCACGCCCGGGAGCACATCGATGACCAGCTCCGCCAGGCGGGCTGGGAGGTGCAGAGCCGCAGCGAGCTGAATCCCGCCGCCAGCCGGGGCGTCGCGGTACGGGAGTATCCCACCGAGGTCGGGCCGGCGGACTACCTGTTGCTGGTGGACGGCGCGCCCGTGGGTCTCATCGAGGCCAAGCGGGAGGAAGAGGGCCAGCGGCTCAACCGCGTGGAGGAGCAGACCGCGGCCTACGCCGATGCCGGCCTCAAGCACGTCGGCGAGGCGGACCTTCGCTTTCGCTACGAGACCACCGGGGTCGTCACCTACTTCACCGATAGGGCCGACCCCGAGCCCCGCTCCCGGGAGGTCTTCCGCTTCCACCGGCCGGAGACCCTGGCGGAATGGCGGGCGGAGACGGGCACCCTGCGCGGTCGGCTGCAGCAGCTCCCGGAGCTGTCCGACGCCGGTCTGCGCGACTGCCAGTTCACCGCCATCCACAACCTGGAAGACTCCCTGCGCCGCAACCGGCCCCGGGCCCTCATCCAGATGGCCACCGGCGCCGGCAAGACCTATACCGCCATCACGGCCATCTACCGCCTGCTCAAACACGCCGGTGTGCGCCGGGTGCTCTTCCTGGTGGACACCCGCAATCTCGGCAAGCAGGCCGAGGGGGAGTTCCACGACTACATCCCCCAGGATGACAACCGCAAGTTCACCGAGCTCTACACGGTCCAGCGGCTCACCTCGTCCCACGTGCCCACGGACGGTCAGGTCTGCATCAGCACCATCCAGCGCATGTACTCCGTCCTCAAGGGCGAGGAGCTGGACGAGACCGCCGAGGAGCACCCCGGCAGCCCCGCCGGGATGGACCGGGAGCCGGTGCCGGTGGACTACAACAAGCGCGTGCCCCCGGAGTTCTTCGACGTCATCGTCATCGACGAGTGCCACCGCTCCATCTACAACCTGTGGCGCCAGGTCCTGGAGTACTTCGACAGCTTCCTCGTCGGGCTTACGGCGACCCCCGATCAGCGGACCTACGCCTTCTTCCAGCAGAACGTGGTCAGCGAGTACACCCTGGAGCAATCGGTGGTGGACGGGGTCAATGTCGACCACCGGATCTGGCGCATCGACACCGAGCGCACCCGCGAAGGCGGCCAGATCGAGGCCGAGGAGGTGGTGGAGCACCGCGAACGCCTCTCCCGCGAGCGGCGCTGGCAGCAGCTCGACGAGCCGGTGGTCTACGAGGGCCGCCAGCTCGACCGCGACGTGGTGAACCCCGACCAGATCCGCACCGTCCTTCAGGCCTACCGCGACGCCCTGCCGCACATGTTCCCGGACCGGGCCGGCGAGGGTGGCCGCGTGGAGGTGCCCAAGACGCTGATCTTCGCCAAGAGCGACAGCCACGCCGACGATGTGATCCGTACCGCCCGCCAGGTCTTCGACGCCGGTAACGCCTTCTGCAAGAAGGTCACCTACCGCAGCGAGGAGAATGCGGACCGCGTGCTCTCCGCCTTTCGCAACGACTACAACCCGCGCATCGCCGTCACGGTGGACATGATCGCCACCGGTACGGACGTGAAGCCCATCGAGGCCGTCCTCTTCATGCGCGACGTGAAGAGCCGCACCTATTACACCCAGATGGTGGGCCGCGGGACCCGCAGCCTGGACGCCGAGGGCCTGCGCAGGGTGACCCCCGCCGCTCACGGCCCCAAGGAGGCCTTCGTGCTGGTGGACGCCGTCGGCGTCACCGACTCCGAGAAGATGGAGACCGGCACCCTGGAGCGAAAGCCCTCGGTGGCAACCAAGGACCTCATCGAGGCCGTGACCATGGGCCAGCGGGACGAGGAGAGCCTGCGCAGCCTCGCCGGCCGCCTGTCCCGCTTCGCCAAACGGGTGGACGAGCCGGGCGAGCGCGAGATCCGCGAGGCCACCGGCGGCCCCGATCTGCCCGCCGTGGCCGCCGAGCTACTGGCCGTGGACGATCCCGACCGCGTTGCCGAGGAGGCCCGCGCGGCCAACGGCCTGCCCGAGCACGTGGAGCCGACCCCGGAGCAGTGCGACCAGGCCCGGGAGGAGCGGGCCCGGCGTGCCACCGCCGCCGTCACCGGCCACCTCCACGAGGCCATGGAGTCCATCAAGCGGCGCCAGGAGCAGGTCATCGACGACGTGAATCCGGACGCCGTGGTCACCAGCGACTGGGCCGAGAACACCGAGGCCCACCGCCAGACCCTGGCCCAGGGCTTCGCCGACTGGGCCCGGACCCACCGCGACGACCTGGACGCCCTGACCATCCTCTTCAGCGAGCCCCACCGCCGCAAGGAGCTGACCCGCGCCCGGATCAGCGAGGTGCTGGAGGCCCTGCGCAGGGAGCGCCCCGACCTCGCCCCGGCGAAGGTCTGGGCCGCCTACGCCGCCCTGGACGAGGTCCAGGCCCGCCGCCCCGAAAAGGAGCTGGCCCAGATCATCGCGCTGATGCGCCGCGTGGCCGGCTGGGACGAGCAGCTCACCCCCTTCGACGAGACCGTGCGCCGCAACTTCCAGCGCTGGATCTTCGGCGAGCACGCCGGCAACGCGCCCAAGTTCACCAAAGAGCAGCACCGCTGGCTGGAGATGATCCGCGACCACATCGCCACCTCCGTCCGATTCGAGGTAGACGACCTGGATTACACACCGTTCGATGCCGAGGGCGGCCGGGGCCGCATGTATCAGCTTTTCGGGGACCGCATGGGCGAGGTGATCGAGGAGATGAATGAGGAGATGGTGGCGTAA